The genomic window CATCCCCATGTGGGGCACACCGCCCGGAACCATCTGAGAGCGGCGCACATCGTCCTGATCAACAAGATCGACCTGGTGGCGACGGCCGACGTAAAGGAGGTGGAAGCCCGGGTCAGGGGGCTCAACCGCAACGCGGTGCTTTTCAAGACCGTCGGTTGCGATGTGGACCCCCTTCTCCTGTTCGGCCTCGAGCTCGAAAACCACCCCGTGTTCACCAGCAGACGCGGTGAGCCCGAGTTCCAGTCGTTCGTTTTCACTTCGCGAGTCCTGCTCGATGATCGGAAATTCCACAAACTGGTTTCAGAGCTTCCGGAATGCGTCTACCGCGCCAAGGGATTTGCACGCTTTCCGGGAGGCAGCTATCTGTTCAACTTCGTGGTGGGACGGGTCGACATCGAGGCGTTTCCCGCCGACAGAACCCAGCTCGTGTTCATCGGCCGGGGTCTCAACACATTCCGCGAAGCCATCCTGGCCGGCCTCAAAGGTTGTGAGGTGCGGGATGAGCTATGAATACCTGGAGGATATCGCCACGGCGGACGTGGCCTTCGAGGCTCGCGGGCTAACGCTGGAAGAACTGTTTGTCTCGGCCGCCGACGCCACCATGAATGTCATGGTGTCCGATCTCGATACCATCGACGGGATTCTGGGCAAGGCCATTCACGTGGAGGCGGACGCCGTCGACATGCTGCTCTTCGAGCTGCTCCAGGAATTGATCTTCTTCAAGGACGCCGAGCGGCTTCTGCTGAGGGTGCGCGATGTCAGAATCGAAGGGCGGGAAGGCTGCTTTACCCTGGACGCCGAGGCTGCCGGCGAAGAGCTCGATCCGGCGAAACACGACCTGGCCGTCGATGTGAAAGCGGTCACGCTGCACCGTTACCGGGTGGAGCGAACCGCGTCGGGCTGGGAAGCGACGGTCATTCTCGATATTTGATGTACCGGGCGGCGAAGGGGTCTGCGTCGGAAGTCTGCGCGGAGCGAAAACGCCTGCCAAGGTTTACTGTTCCTTGATCCCCCTTTTGGCCAGTTCCTCGGAGATTCTCCTGTCGGGTCCCCGGCCGGCGTCTTCCCCCTCGTCCTCCACGGCTGAACCGCCCCCCCTGTAGGTCTGGTACATTCGCTTCGCTTCCGCGTAGTCCACGTAAAAGGAATCGCCGTTGGCAAATTTGAACAGGATGATCAACTCCCTGTCGGCTGAAACTATCTTGTAGGCCAGCTCGCCGGTCATCTTGCTGCATTCTTCCGAAATGCAGCCGATTCTCTCATCGAGCGCCACCGTAACGAACTTGCGCTTTTCATCCAGGGAGACCACGCTGCTGCCCGGATAGCCGCGCATGACGGCGTCGAGTTGCCGTTTGAGCGAATGCGGGTGCCCGGAACCCTTACGCGCCGCGTCAGAGGCGCCGATTGACCATGGAACGGCCAGAACCACCGCGAGAACCGTGGTCACGGCTGCCATCGCCCCCCAAGCCTGTTTGCTTCTTCTTGTCATTCGGGAATCTCCATGCCGGCTCCCAGACGATTGCCAAGCGGCATCACCATCGAAATCCCGCCGCCGCGGCCATGAAGCTAACCTTTCCCGGGGATTTTTTCAACAGGCTTCGTGACACAGGCTTCGTGAGACGGGGCGACCATGGCGTTTTCAAGCCTCACTGAACAAGCCGACCTGCAACGGCAGTCCGGCCGGGATACTCGCAAGACGGTATTCGAAAGAAAATGAAGCGGCTCAGCGATTCGAGGCGAGGTCGTTTTGCGCGTTTTCGGGCCGGCCGCGCATCGATGCGGGAAGGCGAACCGTCTTGGGGCTGCGGCGACGGACGATCACCGAAATGAATGGAAGCACCAGGAAATGGCGGCGACATGTCGAGCATCTGTACAGTCGGCTTCCCGGGAAGAAGCGCATCCACCCCCTGCGATGCACCCTGGAACCCGGCCTGCCGCACGCCGGACACTTGTTGCCGCCGTACCGGACGCACCACATTTCCTGCCTCCTCCTGCCAAGAGAAACCACTGCATGGCTTGAAGTCCTTCATACGGCCCCTTGACTCCCACTTTTAGAAGCTGTTCGAAAGATCGAGTAACTGCGGGATTCTTGGGCTGAACCAAGCTTCATATGCTTTGACCAGGCAAATATTAACATTTTTTAATATAGAGTCGGCGCTCGGTCAAGCGTATTTACGGCCAAACATATGTATTTGAATCAATCTGAAGAACACCTTATGGAATCACGTCTATCCGTGGCCGACGTTGCGTGGGCGCCTGCCCGTAACACCTCTCCCCGCGCCGGCCGAAAGCCGGCTCGGTTGAGAAGAAATGTGGTTCCCGCCGTCGCCTGAACGACGGGCGCACAGGTGGATCTGTCGGGAGGATTTCCGGCATCGAACACTGTGGCTGCCGGGTCAAATAGGCTGCCGTGCTGGAGGGAGAAAAATTGCATTAGGCATATATTAAAACACGGTGTAGAATGTCAAATAGATATGCGAACTCTTTAATTCATTATCGTATTGCTTTCCGGGTGCGGATGAATCTCCGGGGATGTGACGGCGACCGGCACCGCGGTTGAAAGTGTCCCCGGAGGGGCGTCGCGTTCGTCATACCGCGCCGATAGGCCAGGCCGGAAGGGAGGGAAATGAGCGGGAAGCAAAAGAGGTTCACCATACTGATGGCGGACGATGACGAAGATGATTGCATGCTTGTAAGGGATGCATTCAATGAGAACCGTTTGCGAAATGCGCTCCACTGTGTCCGGGACGGTGAAGCTTTGATGGATTATCTCTGCCGTCGAGGCGCCTACTCTGACGAATCTCTTGCTCCGCTTCCGGATTTGATCCTGCTGGATTTGAACATGCCGAAAAAAGACGGCCGGGAAGCCCTCCGGGAGATCAAGTCCAATCCCGCCCTGCGCCGCATTCCGGTGGTGGTCCTGACCACGTCCATACGGGACGAGGACATTTGCCAGAGCTACGACATGGGGGCCAATTCTTACATCACCAAACCTCTGTCGTTCGACGAGCTCGTGACGGCTATCGAGCGGCTTGGCAACTACTGGTTCGGTACGGTGACCCTGCATCTGGGCAAGAAGAAGCAACGGGAGGAACTCAACGGCTGTTCCTCTCCGGGCGCCTCGCCCCGTTCGCGCGGCCAGGGTTAAGGCCCCGCGGGAAGGGGCACGGACATTTCCCGCTTGCCCCTTCTGATGAAAATCCTGTGGTTTCCCGTGCCTTCCCGTGCCATTGCCCGGTGCAGGTCGTCCAGGCTTTTGACCGGGACGGAGTCGATCATGAAGATGACGTCCCCTTTCAGAATCCCTGCGAGCTCGGCGATACTGCCCGCGACGACTGAAAGGACCTCGAGTCCCCTCCCATCATCCAATGTCCGCACCATAAGGCCCAGCCGCCCCTTGTGGGATGAGTCCGCCTTGTCCGTGATCCACACGTAATCCGCGACGTCCGGGTCGACGACGCTTCCCAGGTGGTCGAAGGGGAGGGGCGCGACGGTTCTGTGGGGGTGCTCCGCGCGCTTGGCCGTCAGATAGGGTACTCCAAGCCGTTTGGTCATGTGACCCTTGCCGATGAGGACCACTATCTGGCCTTCCCGGGGAAGGGTTCTGAGGGTTTCCGCGAGGGTCTGGGCCATGGTTTCTTCCCATGCGAGCTGGGCCTCGTAGAAGGTTTCGAAGTCTTTGATCTCCCCCCTGATGTGCCGGACGTATTCCCCGTGGAGTCGCAGGCGATTGCCGGGTTCATCCAGGTGAAAGTCCCGTGCGACGTTGCTCCGCTCTTCCGGGGAGAGCGATGCGATGCCCCCCCGGGCGATCTTGCTCACGACGTCGGGTGGGGCATTGAGCCCGACGATCCGGACATTTGCGGAGCGGGCCGCTTCCACGATGGCCTCATACAGTCGAAATGGATGCCCCCATACCTTTTCCCACCGGGTTTCTTTGAGCAACAGCTCCCGGGAGAGTTCGCCCGCCCCGTATTTGTCGAGAATCGGCTGGGCAGTTCGAGGAAACATCTCCATGGCCAGACAGAGATGAGGGTTGGCTGCCGAAAGCCTCTTGAAAAGCTCCAGCTGCACCCGATGATCCTCGATGCTGGTGTGCGCTTCACCCACGTAAACGATCCGCGCCCGGGCCAACTGTTCCATCAGCGCGTGGACAGGGAGGGTCTTTCCGGTTTTAGTCTCCACGATGTCTCCCACTTTGAACGATGCGGGAGGCTCCATTGTGGCCGTGCCCCGTTTCGGCTCAAGGGTGGAACACCCCGCAAGCACAAGCAGGGACAACCAGACCGCCAAAGCTCTGGAATAGAAGTGGTGCATAGGCAACGCTCTCCCCGTTCGGATTCCATTCCCCATGACGGGAAACGACAGTTCGACGTGACTTCGACCGGCAAAATTCCTTTTCCCGCGCCAACCGGCAGGGTCATTTCTTCAGCAGGACGACGTTCGCTCCGTCCTCTGCGTCGTCGTTCCGAGGCTCCGGACGATGATTTCGGGCCGCCGCCGGCTTTCTCCCGGACACCAGGTCGATCAGCTTTCGATTGGCCGCGGGAAAGGCGTATTGGTCGAGTTCCTCCACCACGACCCATCGCGCTTCGACCGCACTGCGAAGAACGGGTCTCGGACGGGAATCCGCCGGCCTGCACAGGAATGCGTGCAGGAGAACCCTGAAGGACGTGTAGTTGTGCCTGATCGAAGCGAGCCGCTCGCGGCAACGGACCTCCAGCTCCAATTCCTCCCGGAATTCCCGGATCAGCGCCTGTTCGGGAGATTCGCCCGGGTGAATCTTGCCTCCCGGAAACTCCCACAGGTTGGGCATCAGTCCCGAGGCGGGCCGCTTCTGGATGAGCACTCTCCCCCTGTGGTGCAGGATTCCGACGGCGACTTCGATGGAGGCGATATCCTTGCGCCTGTTGGTGACAGGCCGTCGATCCGCCGTCCCCATGCGACGGCTCTCACAAAGGCCGTTCAAGGGACATTTTTCGCAGGCGGGCCGGCGGGGCAGGCACACGGTCGCTCCCAGGTCCATCAACGCCTGGTTGAATTGCCGCGCCCGGCCTGCGGGAATGAGCTCTTCGGCCGTGTTCCATATGAACTTCCGCGTATTCTTTTCCTCGACGGGTGTATCGAGGTTGAAAAGACGGGCAAGGATTCGCTCCACGTTGCCGTCAACCAATGGGCGGTCTTCGTTGAACGCAATGCTGGAAATGGCGCCCGCCGTGTAAGGGCCGATGCCCGGCATGCCGAGAATGGTGCTGTGCGCTTTCGGAAAAGTCCCGCCGTGGTGCCTGACGATGATTTCGGCGGTCCGGCGGATGTTGACGGCCCGAGAATAGTACCCCAGTCCCTCCCAGTGCTTCAGGACCTCATCCTCCCGAGCGTCCGCTATCGACTGCACGTCCGGAAAACGCTCCATCCAGCGGCGGAAGTAGGGAAGCATCGTCTTGACCTGCGTTTGCTGGAGCATGATTTCGGAGATCCAAATCTCGTATGGACGGTATTTCTCCCGCCATGGAAGAGGCCTCTGGTTCTCATCGAACCAGGAAAGCAGGAGCGTTTGAATTTGGAGACGGGTTTTTGGCTGCAGCACGACTCATCTCTCTGTCCCGGGAACTCTCGCGGTCCTCACCGATGATGGCGGAAAGAATGCCGGCAACGTTTCCGAATCCCTTGAATCCGGGGTCCTGATCGAATCAATGGGTGCGACTGGACAACCGGGGCCGCGATTCGTATTTTCAGCGGCTGGGAGTGTTGACCGCGTACAAAGACTGAATGGACATTCAACGGCAAAGTGAGATAATGATACCAGACAAAGCGTACCACTGCGAAGCTTTTTCGCCTGGGCCTTCCCCGGGTCGCCTCCGGGCTGAGCCCGGAACCTCCGGTGTTTCAAGGGGCTGGGGCCGCCGCGAGGGCGGTGAGTTTGTATCGGGATGGAGCGTCTTACGTGCAAAGGGTGGTCATGGCAACGCCAGCGGATGAACCGAAAGCCATTGAAGTCAGGGACTTGTCTTTCTCTTACAACGGTCACCTCGTGCTGCGCGACGTGAACATTTCCATCGCGCAGCGGGAGTTTCTGGCCGTCATCGGTCCCAATGGGAGCGGCAAGACCACATTGCTGAAACTGTTCCTGGGTATTCTGAAGCCCTCCATGGGGATCGTGCGCGTATTGGGGAAAGAGCCGAGCAGGGTGGTGAGCGAGATCGGCTATGTGCCTCAAGACACCAGCATCAACAAGGACTTTCCCATTTCCGTCCTGGACGTGGCGCTGATGGGTCGGCTCGGAGGGGCCGGACACGGCTACAGGTATTCGGCCGCCGACCGCCGGACGGCCCGGGAGGCTTTGGAACGGGTCCACATGTGGGAATACGCCGAGCGCCCCATCGGCCGGCTTTCCGGCGGGCAGAGACAACGAGTGTTGATCGCCCGGGCGCTTACGGGCAACCCCTCCATCCTCATCATGGATGAGCCGACGGCCAGCGTGGACAAGGAGTTTCAGACGGAGCTCTTTGAATTCCTGAAAAAACTCAACGATTCCATGACAATCGTTGTGGTGAGCCACGATATGAGCGTGCTTTCCAGTTACGTCAAATCCGTGGCATGCCTGAATCAACGGCTCTTCTTTCACGACGCGGCGGAAATTACCCCCGAGATGATCGAGATGGCCTACCATTGTCCGGTGGACCTCATCGCCCATGGAATGCCGCACCGGGTCTTTCGCGACCACGAGGACCACTGAGATGCTCGAAGCATTTCAACTGGAGTTCATGAGAAATGCCCTCCTGGCCGGAATCCTCACCAGCATCGCCTGCGGGATCATCGGGACTCTGGTGGTGGTGAACCGCATCGTATTCATCTCCGGGGGAGTGGCGCACGCGGCGTACGGCGGAGTGGGGATCGCATTCTATCTCGGATTTTCTCCCATCCTGGGAGCAGCCGGATTCTCCCTGCTCATTTCCGCCGTGATGGCATTGGTTACGTTGAAGAACAAGCAACGGGCGGACACCGTCGTCGGTGTGCTATGGGCCGTGGGAATGGCCCTGGGCATCGTCTTTATCGACTTGACGCCGGGATACGGCGTCGATATCATGAGCTATCTGTTCGGGAGCATCCTCACCGTTCCGAGATTCGATCTCGTGCTCATGGCCTTCCTCGATGTGCTTATCCTGATTCTTGTCGTGGTTTACTACCACGGGTTTCTGGCCATGTCCTTCGACGAGGAATTTGCCATGACCAAAGGGGTGCCGGTCAAGGGACTCTATTTTCTGCTGCTGGCGATGATGGCCTTCTCCGTCGTCATGGTCATCCGGGTGGTCGGTCTCATCCTGGTCATCGCCCTGCTGACCATACCGCCCTATGTCGCGGAGAAATACTGCCGTTCCTTGAGCGCAATGATGCTCTTCTCAACTCTCCTGAGCTGCACGGTTTCAATGATGGGACTCTGGCTTTCCTATTCCTTCAACCTCACCTCCGGGGCGACCATCATCCTGGTCGCCGCCTTCTTCTTCTTTCTCGCCCAGGTGTTCGAGGTTCTGCGTGAACGGAAGTGGAACCGGTCGGAATCGCGCGATTAAAATTCAGCCAATAAATACATAATGTTGGCAGGCATGCGCACTCCCATGGCCTTGGTTGGGCAAGCTAAAATTTTGATTCATTAATATTTCACGGGGGCAAGGCGTATCATTTATGTTCACTTGAGAAAATCTCGAAAATGATATAAGAACTATCCATTTATTGAAAATACCGTGTGTTGCGCCGATGGTGGTCGCATCGACGCGGTGAAGTGACTGAAGGCAGGTTTGACCTGCGCGCGGGCGGTTGTTGTTATCCGAATATTGCGGGCTAAACGGATTGTGTGGATCTCAACCTCATCTGGGTGACAGAATGAATCCAATCAGGGGCAAGAGAGGAAGCGCGGCGGATTTCCTCGAAGAAGAGTATCAGTGGGAGAATCTTGCTGACCATGGCGAATCGGGGCGCACTCCCGGAGGCGGTCATCCGGCCGCGTTGAAGGAGTACGAGGCCGGGAGCGCAACGGAGCACACCGGTCATCACTGCGTTCATCATCTGGGGGTGCGGAATTCATGGTTGCGAAAGATCGAGAAGGCCATCGACAATGCGTGCGGTCAGCTTTTCAAGACTCAATATGAAGACGGGTACTGGTGGTCGGAACTGGAATCGAACGTCACGATCACCAGCGAGTACATCATGCTGCTCTACCTTCTGG from Syntrophobacter fumaroxidans MPOB includes these protein-coding regions:
- a CDS encoding CobW family GTP-binding protein; the protein is MEARTPLTLITGSLGCGKTTLVRRILRAGGRRMAVLMNEFGEIPIDSRVIQGENIEIVELAGGCVCCSMTGEFEAAIREIIEKVRPECIIVEATGLAEADALVFEVEDNLPDVRLDCVVCIVDAYMSVRHPHVGHTARNHLRAAHIVLINKIDLVATADVKEVEARVRGLNRNAVLFKTVGCDVDPLLLFGLELENHPVFTSRRGEPEFQSFVFTSRVLLDDRKFHKLVSELPECVYRAKGFARFPGGSYLFNFVVGRVDIEAFPADRTQLVFIGRGLNTFREAILAGLKGCEVRDEL
- a CDS encoding archease, with the protein product MSYEYLEDIATADVAFEARGLTLEELFVSAADATMNVMVSDLDTIDGILGKAIHVEADAVDMLLFELLQELIFFKDAERLLLRVRDVRIEGREGCFTLDAEAAGEELDPAKHDLAVDVKAVTLHRYRVERTASGWEATVILDI
- a CDS encoding response regulator; translation: MSGKQKRFTILMADDDEDDCMLVRDAFNENRLRNALHCVRDGEALMDYLCRRGAYSDESLAPLPDLILLDLNMPKKDGREALREIKSNPALRRIPVVVLTTSIRDEDICQSYDMGANSYITKPLSFDELVTAIERLGNYWFGTVTLHLGKKKQREELNGCSSPGASPRSRGQG
- a CDS encoding ChaN family lipoprotein; the encoded protein is MHHFYSRALAVWLSLLVLAGCSTLEPKRGTATMEPPASFKVGDIVETKTGKTLPVHALMEQLARARIVYVGEAHTSIEDHRVQLELFKRLSAANPHLCLAMEMFPRTAQPILDKYGAGELSRELLLKETRWEKVWGHPFRLYEAIVEAARSANVRIVGLNAPPDVVSKIARGGIASLSPEERSNVARDFHLDEPGNRLRLHGEYVRHIRGEIKDFETFYEAQLAWEETMAQTLAETLRTLPREGQIVVLIGKGHMTKRLGVPYLTAKRAEHPHRTVAPLPFDHLGSVVDPDVADYVWITDKADSSHKGRLGLMVRTLDDGRGLEVLSVVAGSIAELAGILKGDVIFMIDSVPVKSLDDLHRAMAREGTGNHRIFIRRGKREMSVPLPAGP
- the mutY gene encoding A/G-specific adenine glycosylase encodes the protein MLQPKTRLQIQTLLLSWFDENQRPLPWREKYRPYEIWISEIMLQQTQVKTMLPYFRRWMERFPDVQSIADAREDEVLKHWEGLGYYSRAVNIRRTAEIIVRHHGGTFPKAHSTILGMPGIGPYTAGAISSIAFNEDRPLVDGNVERILARLFNLDTPVEEKNTRKFIWNTAEELIPAGRARQFNQALMDLGATVCLPRRPACEKCPLNGLCESRRMGTADRRPVTNRRKDIASIEVAVGILHHRGRVLIQKRPASGLMPNLWEFPGGKIHPGESPEQALIREFREELELEVRCRERLASIRHNYTSFRVLLHAFLCRPADSRPRPVLRSAVEARWVVVEELDQYAFPAANRKLIDLVSGRKPAAARNHRPEPRNDDAEDGANVVLLKK
- a CDS encoding metal ABC transporter ATP-binding protein translates to MATPADEPKAIEVRDLSFSYNGHLVLRDVNISIAQREFLAVIGPNGSGKTTLLKLFLGILKPSMGIVRVLGKEPSRVVSEIGYVPQDTSINKDFPISVLDVALMGRLGGAGHGYRYSAADRRTAREALERVHMWEYAERPIGRLSGGQRQRVLIARALTGNPSILIMDEPTASVDKEFQTELFEFLKKLNDSMTIVVVSHDMSVLSSYVKSVACLNQRLFFHDAAEITPEMIEMAYHCPVDLIAHGMPHRVFRDHEDH
- a CDS encoding metal ABC transporter permease codes for the protein MLEAFQLEFMRNALLAGILTSIACGIIGTLVVVNRIVFISGGVAHAAYGGVGIAFYLGFSPILGAAGFSLLISAVMALVTLKNKQRADTVVGVLWAVGMALGIVFIDLTPGYGVDIMSYLFGSILTVPRFDLVLMAFLDVLILILVVVYYHGFLAMSFDEEFAMTKGVPVKGLYFLLLAMMAFSVVMVIRVVGLILVIALLTIPPYVAEKYCRSLSAMMLFSTLLSCTVSMMGLWLSYSFNLTSGATIILVAAFFFFLAQVFEVLRERKWNRSESRD